In one Dermacentor albipictus isolate Rhodes 1998 colony chromosome 4, USDA_Dalb.pri_finalv2, whole genome shotgun sequence genomic region, the following are encoded:
- the LOC135918433 gene encoding uncharacterized protein isoform X5 has translation MPSESEKGGDQYAVVKFPEEGNSLALVHTKWLHGDVCLWPQDSKNVSYLAKCGASPSSNWQVVPCVPIDTFRTYDAARQKLKQAEDGSDLGSEVDLGRGKRKKQRRALSSSPESVQRLPLPPPSMMKKAQKMDGRRIHKKSSHASTSRANDPNVCSDQGAVQCAQMCASETSESEGEAESGGEQDAMQESSGIKRSFTAHSLMKRASQMGNTQCNNEKWHSSQSVAPISDDGIKQVIRFLQTVILRVEHLGSQLDVIKAKLCDQQLQPEADLLEKPFCDITEFELFDQGLSESDAMKSKLVSMYEISKYPCLYM, from the exons ATGCCCTCGGAATCGGAAAAAGGAG gtgatcaatATGCAGTCGTCAAGTTTCCAGAGGAAGGCAACTCTCTGGCTCTTGTACATACCAAGTGGCTGCATGGCGATGTCTGCTTGTGGCCACAGGATTCCAAGAATGTTTCGTATTTAGCCAAATGTGGAGCCTCTCCATCCTCCAACTGGCAAGTCGTGCCATGTGTGCCCATAGACACATTCA GAACATATGATGCAGCGCGACAAAAGCTCAAGCAAGCTGAAGATGGGTCAGACTTGGGGAGTGAAGTGGACCTGGGacggggcaaaagaaaaaagcaacgaaGAGCCCTTAGCTCAAGTCCGGAAAGTGTGCAGCGACTACCACTTCCACCGCCCTCTATGATGAAAA aagCACAGAAGATGGATGGGAGACGTATTCACAAGAAGTCATCACATGCATCAACATCTAGGGCTAATGATCCCAATGTTTGCA GTGATCAAGGCGCAGTGCAATGTGCACAAATGTGTGCTAGCGAGACTTCAGAATCTGAGGGTGAGGCTGAGTCTGGAGGTGAACAAGATGCAATGCAAGAATCATCAGGCATTAAAAGATCGTTCACAGCTCACTCTTTGATGAAAA GAGCAAGCCAAATGGGAAATACACAGTGCAACAATGAGAAGTGGCATTCAAGTCAGTCTGTTGCACCTATTTCAGATGATG GCATTAAGCAGGTCATCAGGTTTCTACAAACGGTAATCTTGAGAGTCGAGCACCTGGGAAGCCAACTAGACGTAATAaaagcaaagctttgtgaccAACAACTGCAGCCTGAAGCAGATTTGTTAGAAAAACCATTTTGTGACATCACGGAGTTCGAACTGTTTGATCAAGGCCTCTCAGAAAGTGATGCAATGAAGTCAAAGTTG GTTTCTATGTATGAAATAAGCAAGTATCCTTGCTTGTATATGTAG
- the LOC135918433 gene encoding uncharacterized protein isoform X1: MPSESEKGGDQYAVVKFPEEGNSLALVHTKWLHGDVCLWPQDSKNVSYLAKCGASPSSNWQVVPCVPIDTFRTYDAARQKLKQAEDGSDLGSEVDLGRGKRKKQRRALSSSPESVQRLPLPPPSMMKKAQKMDGRRIHKKSSHASTSRANDPNVCSDQGAVQCAQMCASETSESEGEAESGGEQDAMQESSGIKRSFTAHSLMKRASQMGNTQCNNEKWHSSQSVAPISDDGIKQVIRFLQTVILRVEHLGSQLDVIKAKLCDQQLQPEADLLEKPFCDITEFELFDQGLSESDAMKSKLVRELAALGGRNVSLSTRRILEALMTQEVAVQYSWLGQKRKKKFLSLTTCDLIYKSVKCTFETVKRSEVEDVVKTWLRHAGEKLRKNNKQSEKVTGEYFF; encoded by the exons ATGCCCTCGGAATCGGAAAAAGGAG gtgatcaatATGCAGTCGTCAAGTTTCCAGAGGAAGGCAACTCTCTGGCTCTTGTACATACCAAGTGGCTGCATGGCGATGTCTGCTTGTGGCCACAGGATTCCAAGAATGTTTCGTATTTAGCCAAATGTGGAGCCTCTCCATCCTCCAACTGGCAAGTCGTGCCATGTGTGCCCATAGACACATTCA GAACATATGATGCAGCGCGACAAAAGCTCAAGCAAGCTGAAGATGGGTCAGACTTGGGGAGTGAAGTGGACCTGGGacggggcaaaagaaaaaagcaacgaaGAGCCCTTAGCTCAAGTCCGGAAAGTGTGCAGCGACTACCACTTCCACCGCCCTCTATGATGAAAA aagCACAGAAGATGGATGGGAGACGTATTCACAAGAAGTCATCACATGCATCAACATCTAGGGCTAATGATCCCAATGTTTGCA GTGATCAAGGCGCAGTGCAATGTGCACAAATGTGTGCTAGCGAGACTTCAGAATCTGAGGGTGAGGCTGAGTCTGGAGGTGAACAAGATGCAATGCAAGAATCATCAGGCATTAAAAGATCGTTCACAGCTCACTCTTTGATGAAAA GAGCAAGCCAAATGGGAAATACACAGTGCAACAATGAGAAGTGGCATTCAAGTCAGTCTGTTGCACCTATTTCAGATGATG GCATTAAGCAGGTCATCAGGTTTCTACAAACGGTAATCTTGAGAGTCGAGCACCTGGGAAGCCAACTAGACGTAATAaaagcaaagctttgtgaccAACAACTGCAGCCTGAAGCAGATTTGTTAGAAAAACCATTTTGTGACATCACGGAGTTCGAACTGTTTGATCAAGGCCTCTCAGAAAGTGATGCAATGAAGTCAAAGTTG GTACGGGAACTCGCTGCCTTAGGAGGAAGAAATGTTAGTTTGTCTACGCGTCGCATTCTTGAAGCCCTGATGACCCAGGAAGTGGCTGTTCAATATAGTTGGCtcggacaaaaaagaaagaagaagttcTTGTCGTTGACAACCTGCGACTTGATATATA AAAGTGTTAAGTGCACATTTGAAACTGTAAAAAGAAGTGAAGTTGAGGACGTTGTAAAAACGTGGCTCAGACACGCTGGGGAGAAGCTTAGAAAGAATAACAAACAGTCTGAAAAAGTCACAGGTGAGTATTTCTTCTGA
- the LOC135918433 gene encoding uncharacterized protein isoform X2 gives MPSESEKGGDQYAVVKFPEEGNSLALVHTKWLHGDVCLWPQDSKNVSYLAKCGASPSSNWQVVPCVPIDTFRTYDAARQKLKQAEDGSDLGSEVDLGRGKRKKQRRALSSSPESVQRLPLPPPSMMKKAQKMDGRRIHKKSSHASTSRANDPNVCSDQGAVQCAQMCASETSESEGEAESGGEQDAMQESSGIKRSFTAHSLMKRASQMGNTQCNNEKWHSSQSVAPISDDGIKQVIRFLQTVILRVEHLGSQLDVIKAKLCDQQLQPEADLLEKPFCDITEFELFDQGLSESDAMKSKLVRELAALGGRNVSLSTRRILEALMTQEVAVQYSWLGQKRKKKFLSLTTCDLIYKSVKCTFETVKRSEVEDVVKTWLRHAGEKLRKNNKQSEKVTELLE, from the exons ATGCCCTCGGAATCGGAAAAAGGAG gtgatcaatATGCAGTCGTCAAGTTTCCAGAGGAAGGCAACTCTCTGGCTCTTGTACATACCAAGTGGCTGCATGGCGATGTCTGCTTGTGGCCACAGGATTCCAAGAATGTTTCGTATTTAGCCAAATGTGGAGCCTCTCCATCCTCCAACTGGCAAGTCGTGCCATGTGTGCCCATAGACACATTCA GAACATATGATGCAGCGCGACAAAAGCTCAAGCAAGCTGAAGATGGGTCAGACTTGGGGAGTGAAGTGGACCTGGGacggggcaaaagaaaaaagcaacgaaGAGCCCTTAGCTCAAGTCCGGAAAGTGTGCAGCGACTACCACTTCCACCGCCCTCTATGATGAAAA aagCACAGAAGATGGATGGGAGACGTATTCACAAGAAGTCATCACATGCATCAACATCTAGGGCTAATGATCCCAATGTTTGCA GTGATCAAGGCGCAGTGCAATGTGCACAAATGTGTGCTAGCGAGACTTCAGAATCTGAGGGTGAGGCTGAGTCTGGAGGTGAACAAGATGCAATGCAAGAATCATCAGGCATTAAAAGATCGTTCACAGCTCACTCTTTGATGAAAA GAGCAAGCCAAATGGGAAATACACAGTGCAACAATGAGAAGTGGCATTCAAGTCAGTCTGTTGCACCTATTTCAGATGATG GCATTAAGCAGGTCATCAGGTTTCTACAAACGGTAATCTTGAGAGTCGAGCACCTGGGAAGCCAACTAGACGTAATAaaagcaaagctttgtgaccAACAACTGCAGCCTGAAGCAGATTTGTTAGAAAAACCATTTTGTGACATCACGGAGTTCGAACTGTTTGATCAAGGCCTCTCAGAAAGTGATGCAATGAAGTCAAAGTTG GTACGGGAACTCGCTGCCTTAGGAGGAAGAAATGTTAGTTTGTCTACGCGTCGCATTCTTGAAGCCCTGATGACCCAGGAAGTGGCTGTTCAATATAGTTGGCtcggacaaaaaagaaagaagaagttcTTGTCGTTGACAACCTGCGACTTGATATATA AAAGTGTTAAGTGCACATTTGAAACTGTAAAAAGAAGTGAAGTTGAGGACGTTGTAAAAACGTGGCTCAGACACGCTGGGGAGAAGCTTAGAAAGAATAACAAACAGTCTGAAAAAGTCACAG AGCTGCTGGAGTGA
- the LOC135918433 gene encoding uncharacterized protein isoform X3, producing MPSESEKGGDQYAVVKFPEEGNSLALVHTKWLHGDVCLWPQDSKNVSYLAKCGASPSSNWQVVPCVPIDTFRTYDAARQKLKQAEDGSDLGSEVDLGRGKRKKQRRALSSSPESVQRLPLPPPSMMKSDQGAVQCAQMCASETSESEGEAESGGEQDAMQESSGIKRSFTAHSLMKRASQMGNTQCNNEKWHSSQSVAPISDDGIKQVIRFLQTVILRVEHLGSQLDVIKAKLCDQQLQPEADLLEKPFCDITEFELFDQGLSESDAMKSKLVRELAALGGRNVSLSTRRILEALMTQEVAVQYSWLGQKRKKKFLSLTTCDLIYKSVKCTFETVKRSEVEDVVKTWLRHAGEKLRKNNKQSEKVTGEYFF from the exons ATGCCCTCGGAATCGGAAAAAGGAG gtgatcaatATGCAGTCGTCAAGTTTCCAGAGGAAGGCAACTCTCTGGCTCTTGTACATACCAAGTGGCTGCATGGCGATGTCTGCTTGTGGCCACAGGATTCCAAGAATGTTTCGTATTTAGCCAAATGTGGAGCCTCTCCATCCTCCAACTGGCAAGTCGTGCCATGTGTGCCCATAGACACATTCA GAACATATGATGCAGCGCGACAAAAGCTCAAGCAAGCTGAAGATGGGTCAGACTTGGGGAGTGAAGTGGACCTGGGacggggcaaaagaaaaaagcaacgaaGAGCCCTTAGCTCAAGTCCGGAAAGTGTGCAGCGACTACCACTTCCACCGCCCTCTATGATGAAAA GTGATCAAGGCGCAGTGCAATGTGCACAAATGTGTGCTAGCGAGACTTCAGAATCTGAGGGTGAGGCTGAGTCTGGAGGTGAACAAGATGCAATGCAAGAATCATCAGGCATTAAAAGATCGTTCACAGCTCACTCTTTGATGAAAA GAGCAAGCCAAATGGGAAATACACAGTGCAACAATGAGAAGTGGCATTCAAGTCAGTCTGTTGCACCTATTTCAGATGATG GCATTAAGCAGGTCATCAGGTTTCTACAAACGGTAATCTTGAGAGTCGAGCACCTGGGAAGCCAACTAGACGTAATAaaagcaaagctttgtgaccAACAACTGCAGCCTGAAGCAGATTTGTTAGAAAAACCATTTTGTGACATCACGGAGTTCGAACTGTTTGATCAAGGCCTCTCAGAAAGTGATGCAATGAAGTCAAAGTTG GTACGGGAACTCGCTGCCTTAGGAGGAAGAAATGTTAGTTTGTCTACGCGTCGCATTCTTGAAGCCCTGATGACCCAGGAAGTGGCTGTTCAATATAGTTGGCtcggacaaaaaagaaagaagaagttcTTGTCGTTGACAACCTGCGACTTGATATATA AAAGTGTTAAGTGCACATTTGAAACTGTAAAAAGAAGTGAAGTTGAGGACGTTGTAAAAACGTGGCTCAGACACGCTGGGGAGAAGCTTAGAAAGAATAACAAACAGTCTGAAAAAGTCACAGGTGAGTATTTCTTCTGA
- the LOC135918433 gene encoding uncharacterized protein isoform X4, with protein MPSESEKGGDQYAVVKFPEEGNSLALVHTKWLHGDVCLWPQDSKNVSYLAKCGASPSSNWQVVPCVPIDTFRTYDAARQKLKQAEDGSDLGSEVDLGRGKRKKQRRALSSSPESVQRLPLPPPSMMKKAQKMDGRRIHKKSSHASTSRANDPNVCSDQGAVQCAQMCASETSESEGEAESGGEQDAMQESSGIKRSFTAHSLMKRASQMGNTQCNNEKWHSSQSVAPISDDGIKQVIRFLQTVILRVEHLGSQLDVIKAKLCDQQLQPEADLLEKPFCDITEFELFDQGLSESDAMKSKLVRELAALGGRNVSLSTRRILEALMTQEVAVQYSWLGQKRKKKFLSLTTCDLIYKLLE; from the exons ATGCCCTCGGAATCGGAAAAAGGAG gtgatcaatATGCAGTCGTCAAGTTTCCAGAGGAAGGCAACTCTCTGGCTCTTGTACATACCAAGTGGCTGCATGGCGATGTCTGCTTGTGGCCACAGGATTCCAAGAATGTTTCGTATTTAGCCAAATGTGGAGCCTCTCCATCCTCCAACTGGCAAGTCGTGCCATGTGTGCCCATAGACACATTCA GAACATATGATGCAGCGCGACAAAAGCTCAAGCAAGCTGAAGATGGGTCAGACTTGGGGAGTGAAGTGGACCTGGGacggggcaaaagaaaaaagcaacgaaGAGCCCTTAGCTCAAGTCCGGAAAGTGTGCAGCGACTACCACTTCCACCGCCCTCTATGATGAAAA aagCACAGAAGATGGATGGGAGACGTATTCACAAGAAGTCATCACATGCATCAACATCTAGGGCTAATGATCCCAATGTTTGCA GTGATCAAGGCGCAGTGCAATGTGCACAAATGTGTGCTAGCGAGACTTCAGAATCTGAGGGTGAGGCTGAGTCTGGAGGTGAACAAGATGCAATGCAAGAATCATCAGGCATTAAAAGATCGTTCACAGCTCACTCTTTGATGAAAA GAGCAAGCCAAATGGGAAATACACAGTGCAACAATGAGAAGTGGCATTCAAGTCAGTCTGTTGCACCTATTTCAGATGATG GCATTAAGCAGGTCATCAGGTTTCTACAAACGGTAATCTTGAGAGTCGAGCACCTGGGAAGCCAACTAGACGTAATAaaagcaaagctttgtgaccAACAACTGCAGCCTGAAGCAGATTTGTTAGAAAAACCATTTTGTGACATCACGGAGTTCGAACTGTTTGATCAAGGCCTCTCAGAAAGTGATGCAATGAAGTCAAAGTTG GTACGGGAACTCGCTGCCTTAGGAGGAAGAAATGTTAGTTTGTCTACGCGTCGCATTCTTGAAGCCCTGATGACCCAGGAAGTGGCTGTTCAATATAGTTGGCtcggacaaaaaagaaagaagaagttcTTGTCGTTGACAACCTGCGACTTGATATATA AGCTGCTGGAGTGA